GCTCTTTCATCAACAGAGCGCAGGCCGTAAAAGAAGTATTAGCTGGTACTGGCGTGCCTTTGATTATTAATGACCGAGTCGACGTAGCATTGGCGGTTAATGCCGACGGTGTACATTTGGGGCAATCGGATATGCCTGCAACAACTGCACGTCGGTTGCTTGGTCAAAACAAATTACTTGGCCTGTCGGTTGAAAACGAGCAGCAGTTACTTGAAGCACAGTCGCTACCGGTCGACTATTTAGGTTTGAGTGCCATTTTTGCGACCCCAACCAAAACCAATATCAAACACCAGTGGGGCATTGCCGGGCTTGCTAAAGCTGTGGAGCAAAGCGCATTACCGCTTGTCGCTATCGGCGGAATTAATGGCTCGAACATTAACGAAATTGCCCTGACCGGCGTTGATGGCATCGCGTTAGTCTCAGCGATTTGTCATGCTGAATCACCAAAACTTGCAGCTAGAAACTTTTACTCGCTGATTAACACACCAGTTGCCAAGCTTTAACTGGAATCAGGCTAATTAGAGTGGGGCTAAGTTAATAGGGCATAGCTTGAATAGGGCATTGCTTGAATTGGAACAGCTCCCTGTTCGCGTTTTAACGGTTCAATGAAAGCCGCGACTAATACCTTGTTAGCTGATGGGTATAGTTAATAATGGTAGCGGCAGAATATAACTGTAATATGACTAGCACTCTCTTGCTTATGTAAAAGTTTAGTTGAAGCAGCTAACTAGGCATTATTCGAAGTGTTATTAGACACCTATACCTGAATTCGGATATAGGTGCTCTGCGAGCTAGATCGGATAATTTTTCGCTGGATTAACTTGTTATATATTAATGTACTGTAACACTTGAGAATAAATTCATGACAACAACACCGATTAAAATTAATGCCATACCAACTAATGTGCCTAAATCTAACTTTTGCCCATACACAACCCAAGCAATTCCCGTAACCATAACAATACCAAGTCCTGCCCAAATAGCATAAGCAACACCAACAGGAATTGTTTTTAAAGCCATAGATAAAAAATAAAAAGAAATTAAATACCCCACAACAACTACTATTGAAGGTGTTAATTTTGAAAACCCATCACTTGCTTTTAATGCAGAAGTTGCAATTACCTCACCTGAAATTGCCACAGCCAAAAATATCCAACTTCTCATTACCAACCTCTAAATATACAAAATAATTGTAAATTATAAGGTTTGATAATAAAAATAACAGTCTAGTATTTCAAATATATTTGTGAGCAACTATGCATTGGTTTTTCGAATTATCCTAATTCAACATGCAAAAAATAAAGATGGGAAACAAATGAATAAATACTTTATATTCCATGGGGAATGTATTGTTGGTGCGTTACTGATCAATGACTTATCACTAATAAACGGGCCGCGCAATAAATTCTGAATTTTTTAGTAAGTGGTGCACTTAGAACATGAGTTCGGAAATACTGCAATTGGCGTACTTGCATGTTGAATTCGGAGGACATTTCTGGTGTAAGGCGCTTGTTTACTTAGGTCCCAGTCTATCAACTATACTATTTAATTCATAAATAGTCTGGAGATATAAAATGCCAAAATATGTGATTGAAAGAGAACTTGAAGGTGCAGGTCAATTGTCAAGTAACGATTTAAAAGGTATTTCCCAAAAGTCTTGCGATGTTCTTGAAGAACTAGGTACCAAAATTCAATGGGTTGAAAGCTATGTTACTGATAACAAAATTTATTGTGTTTACATCGCTTCAGATGAAACATTGATAAGAAAGCACGCTGAAAAAGGCGAATTCCCTATCAATTCAATAAGTGAAGTTAGAGCAATTATAGACCCAACTACTTCAGAGTAAACGTAAACTAATCGGGTAGCCGGAGGCCTCTAACCTCCAGCTCCCAGACCATCCTGCATGCGGGGCACTTAGAACATGAATTCTGGAGGCTTAACAATCGTGACGGTTAATCACTACTATCTTGATTTATGTCATGTGTGGTAATTGTTTACTGCAATTAACTTGTTTGTATTATTGTTCGAATGTTAAACTTAAAGCGATGAATGAGAATTATTTTTAATCATACAGCGTCAGTTACAGAGCCCTATGCATAAAAAGGATTTAGATGAACAAGCACCTTCCATTTACAATAATTTATTCATGTAACAACTCAATTACGATATCACATGAAATACTGAATATCTCAGTAGAGGTAGGGAAAAGAGTTATTATTCCTGATGACTTCAAGAAAGATAAAATCATCATCGCTGTATGCGAAGGTGAGGTTAATGTGTTGAATACTCTTGGGGAACGCATTTGTACAGATAACGATGTTGCCTAATTAACCTTTTAAACAAAATAACAAAATATTAGACCCGCATTACTTTT
The Gammaproteobacteria bacterium genome window above contains:
- the thiE gene encoding thiamine phosphate synthase yields the protein MQLNLKPNANPYCLYLVTDDQQDLATLITVVQQAVAGGVTMVQVREKQGDIRSFINRAQAVKEVLAGTGVPLIINDRVDVALAVNADGVHLGQSDMPATTARRLLGQNKLLGLSVENEQQLLEAQSLPVDYLGLSAIFATPTKTNIKHQWGIAGLAKAVEQSALPLVAIGGINGSNINEIALTGVDGIALVSAICHAESPKLAARNFYSLINTPVAKL
- a CDS encoding multidrug efflux SMR transporter, translated to MRSWIFLAVAISGEVIATSALKASDGFSKLTPSIVVVVGYLISFYFLSMALKTIPVGVAYAIWAGLGIVMVTGIAWVVYGQKLDLGTLVGMALILIGVVVMNLFSSVTVH
- a CDS encoding DUF4242 domain-containing protein: MPKYVIERELEGAGQLSSNDLKGISQKSCDVLEELGTKIQWVESYVTDNKIYCVYIASDETLIRKHAEKGEFPINSISEVRAIIDPTTSE
- a CDS encoding TIGR02922 family protein, encoding MNKHLPFTIIYSCNNSITISHEILNISVEVGKRVIIPDDFKKDKIIIAVCEGEVNVLNTLGERICTDNDVA